In a single window of the Raphanus sativus cultivar WK10039 chromosome 9, ASM80110v3, whole genome shotgun sequence genome:
- the LOC108824574 gene encoding uncharacterized protein LOC108824574 gives MKVDGRCQVCGDEGESILHILFQCTAARHVWALFGIPRPETAFEEGSLLSNLNYLLQLKRNSRGDTKALRSWPWILWCIWKSINELIFKSKRWLPEEIKEKALDEAEEWFLAQEVEQETQQLSERVMEPRKRKWIPPPKDWVMCNVGFDLMKQTKKLGVAWVVRNHRGVVLMHSRRAFSNIRSLDEARLTSILWAVESMTSLHFNRMVFAGDFKDIFLAIKKPMQWPALHY, from the coding sequence ATGAAGGTTGATGGCAGATGTCAGGTGTGTGGTGATGAAGGAGAATCGATATTGCACATTCTATTCCAATGTACTGCTGCGAGGCATGTGTGGGCATTATTTGGTATTCCTCGTCCGGAGACTGCTTTTGAGGAAGGAAGCTTGCTGAGCAATCTAAACTATCTGCTACAATTGAAGAGGAATTCTCGTGGAGATACAAAAGCCTTAAGGTCATGGCCATGGATCCTATGGTGCATCTGGAAGAGCATAAATGAATTGATCTTTAAAAGTAAGAGATGGCTTCCTGAAGAGATCAAGGAGAAGGCGTTAGATGAAGCAGAGGAATGGTTTCTAGCTCAAGAAGTGGAACAAGAAACGCAGCAATTGAGTGAGAGGGTGATGGaaccaagaaaaagaaaatggatTCCTCCTCCTAAGGATTGGGTGATGTGTAATGTTGGGTTTGATTTGATGAAGCAAACAAAAAAGTTGGGTGTTGCGTGGGTTGTAAGGAACCATAGAGGTGTCGTCCTCATGCATAGCCGGAGAGCTTTCTCAAACATACGCAGCTTGGATGAGGCTAGGCTTACTTCGATCCTCTGGGCTGTGGAAAGTATGACGAGTCTTCACTTTAATCGTATGGTGTTTGCAGGAGATTTCAAGGACATTTTCTTGGCGATAAAGAAACCAATGCAATGGCCGGCGTTGCATTATTAA